The genomic region CGAGGGTGTTCACCCGGGCGCGGATCTCGTTCATCTTCTGGAAGTCGGCGAGTTCGTTCACTCGGTCGCGTTCCTCCGGCGGGAGGTCCGCGAAGGTGTTGGTGGGGATGAGGTTCTGCAGCAGCCGGGCGCTGCTGGTCCAGCCGTCGTTCACCAGGTCCTCGTCGGCGGGGGCGCCGGTGACGGTCCTCAGGAAGTTGTCCCTGCGGCGCCGCTGCCAGCCCGGTTCCAGTGACTCGGCCCATCGCGGGTCGGTGGGGCGCTGGCCGCGTACGTCGACCGAGGAGGGCGTGCGCTGGAACACGTACAGCCGCTCGGCGTCGCGGCCGAGGTGCGGCACGATCTGGATGGCGGTCGCTCCGGTGCCGATCACGGCGACGTGCTTGTCGGCGAGCCGGTCCAGGTTCCCGTTCGCGTCGCCCCCGGTGTACGCGTAGTCCCAGCGGCTGGTGTGGAAGGTGTGTCCCTTGAAGGTCTCGATGCCGGGGATGCCGGGGAGCTTCGCCTGGCTGAGCGTTCCGCTGGAGACCACCACATAGCGTGCCCGCATGCGGTCGCCGCGGTCGGTGGTGACGAGCCACTCCAACTCCGTGTCGTCCCAGCGGAGTTCGGTCGCCCGGGTGCGGAAGCAGGCGTCCTCGTACAGTCCGAAGTGCCGTCCGATCGCCCGCGCGTGCTGCCGGATCTCCTCGCCGGGCGCGTACTTCCACTTCGGGACGTAGCCGATCTCTTCGAGCAGCGGCAGGTAGACGTACGACTCGATGTCGCAGTGGATTCCCGGGTACCGGTTCCAGTACCAGGTCCCGCCGAAGTCCCCGCCCTGCTCGATGATCCGGATGTCCCGCACGCCCGCCTGCCGCAGGCGCGCTCCGGCCAGCAGGCCGCCGAACCCGCCGCCGACGACCACGACTTCCACCCGGTCGTTCAGCGGCTCCCTGGTGAACTCCGGTTCGGCCACGTACGGATCGGCGGCGTAGTAGCCGAACTCACCGGCGGCACGGTGGTATTGGGCGTTGCCGTCGGGCCGGATCCGGCGGTCTCGCTCGGCCCGGTAGCGGGCACGCAGGGCGTCCGGGTCGAACCCGAGCTCCGCCGGGTCGAAGTCGGGGGCGACGGACGGGGTGTGGGGGGACGGGGTGTGGGGGGTGGTCATGCTTGTTCCTTCTTGTCCTTCTGCTGCTGGGACGGGGGCTCGGCGTGGTCGCTACCGCGGACGGAAGTGGCAGCGGAGCCAGGCGGCCTGTCCCCCGTCGACGAGGAGATCGGTCCCGGTGATGTACGACGATTCCGGGCCGGTCAGGAACGCCACCGCGTCGGCGATCTCCCCGGGCGTCCCGGTACGGCCCGATCCGCTCGCCTCCAGCATCTCCATCATGTGCGCGCCGGACGGGGAGGCGGCCTCCGCCTTGGACATCGCGGTCGCGATGACACCCGGGCTGAGGCTGTTCACCCGGGCGCCCCGCAGATTCCAGGCGAGCGCGGCGGCCTGCACCCGTACGTGGTTGGCCCGCTTGGTCACGATGTACGCGGTCTGCGCGTCGTCGCCGATGGCGGTGACGACGTCGAGGCCGAGGAGGTCCTCGGTGGGTGTCGTCGCGAGGGCGGCCTCCTGCTCCCGGCTCAGGGACGCGACATGGCCGGCCATGCTGGAGATCACCACCAGGGACGTACCGCGGGTGGCGACGGTCTCGAAGGCGTCGATCACGTGGGCCGTGCCGAGCAGGTTGACCTCGATGATCGCCTTCGCCGGCCCGGTCGCGGGCGAGACGCCGGCGGTGTGCACGACGGCGGCCACCCTGCCCTCCCCGGCCGCCGACTCCGCGAGCTTGCGCACCGCCTCGCGGTCGGTCACGTCGGTCACCATGCCGCGTACCGCGTAGCCCTCGTCGGCGAGCGCGGTGACGGCCCGGTCGAGCCCGGGGCCGGACGCGTCGGCGAGGAGCAGGCTCCGGCCGTTGCCCAGTCGGCGTGCGACCGCGATGCCCATCCCTCCCGCCCCCGTGACCACGACCACGTCACGACGCTCCTCGTCAGGACGGACTTTCATGAACAACCTCCGTGATGGGGTGAACTGCCATGCTCCCGGGCCCGGTTACGTCCGAGCCCGGGTCGTGCGCGGGGGCTACGGGGCGCCGGTGGCCGGTACGGCCTCGTGCCATGTGGCGCGCGCCGCGACGGACTGCCGCCAGCCGCGGATCGCCTTCGGCGGCATTCCGACCGCGAGCACCCCGGTCAGGTGGTCGCCCCCGCGGTAGGCGACGATGAACCGGCGCTCGGCCAAGTCCCCCTCCACGACGGCCACTTCGTCGTGCCCGCGCAGATAGCCGAAGGCCTGGACCTTCATGTCGTACTGGTCCGACCAGAAGTACGGCACGGGCGCGAACGGCTTGCGCGCCTGCGGGTGCAGGAGGTTCCGGGCGGCGGCCATGCCCTGCTCGGCGGCGTTCGTCCGGTGCTCGATGCGCATCGGCACCCCGAACAGCGGGTTGTACCAGCGGGCGACGTCACCGGCCGCGTACACAGCCCCGGTCTTCGGGCCGGGAGACTCCTGAGTCACTTCGCAGTACTCGTCGCAGACCAGCCCGTCGCCCACCGCGAGGCCGCTGTCCGCCAGCCACTCGGTGTTCGGCAGCGAGCCGACGGCCACCAACACCGCGTCGCCCTCGACGAGTTCACCGTCGGCCAGCCGCACGCCGGCGTCGGTCACCGCGGCCACCGTGACCCCGGTGCGCAGGTCCACCCCGTTCTCCAGGTGGGCGGCCGACAGGACGCGCCCGACCTCGTTGCCGACGGCGTGGCCGAGCGGTACGGGCGCCGGTTCCAGGAGGGTGACCTCGGCGCCGAGCCCCCGGGCCACGGCGGCGGCCTCGGCGCCCAGGAACCCGGCGCCGACCACGACCAGCCGCCGCCCCTGCGCCAGCCGGTCCCGCAGCGCGAGCGCGTCGTCCAGGGTGCGCAGCACATGCGTGTCACCCTCGCCGGGCAGCCGCCGCGGACGCGCCCCGGTGGCCACGATCAGTCCCTCGTACGGCACCCGCGTCCCGTCGGCCAGCAGGACCGTACGCCCGTCGAGGTCGAGACCCGTCGCGGTGGTGCCGAGCCTCAAGTCCAGGTCCAGCGCGTCCAGTTCGGTCGGCGAGCGCAGGGTGAGCCGGTCATGTTCCCACTCGGCCGCCAGGATCTGCTTGGACAACGGCGGCCGGTCGTACGGCGCGTGCGGTTCTTCACCGAGCAGGGTGAGCGTGCCCTCGTACCCTTCCCTGCGCAGTGTCTCGACGGCCGCGAGCCCCGCCGCCGAGGCGCCCACGACGACGATCCGCCTCATTGGTCGACCAGCCGGATCGCCGCCGCCGGACAGATCGCCACGGCTTCGCGCACCTCGTCGAGGAGTTCGTCGCCGGGCCGCTCCTCCAGCACGATCGCCACCCCGTCGTCGTCACGCTGGTCGAAGACGTCCGGGGCGGCGATCACGCACTGCCCCGATGCCACGCACTTCGGTTCGTCCAGTTCCACACGCATGGTTTTCTTCCCTGCCCCTTCAGTACGTTCGCCAACTGCGTTCACCGTAAAGGCCGGTCACCAGGTGACGGGCAGCGACGCGACGCCGTACGTGGTGCCGTCGTGGTCGAAGTCGAGCTCCTCCACCTGGGCGGCCAGACGCAGCGTGGGGACACGCCGGTAGAGGGTGCCGAAGACGACCTGGAGCTCCAGCCGGGCCAGGGACTGCCCCAGGCACTGGTGAGGTCCGTAGCCGAACGCGTTGTGCTGGCGCGCGGGCCGGGTGACGTCCACCTGGTCGGCGCCGGGGAACGTCTCGCGATCCCAGTTGGCGGCGTGCAGATCCATGATCAGGCCGTCGCCCGCGCGGATGACCTGGCCGCCGATCTCGATGTCCTCGGTGGCGACGCGGCGCAGACCGACCTGGACGATGCTCAGATAGCGCAGCAGTTCCTCCACCGCGCCGGCGACGGTCTTCGGGTCCTCGGAGTCGCGCACCAGGGCGAGTTGCTCCGGGTTCTCCAACAGGGCCAGGGTGCCGAGGCTGATCATCGTCGCGGTGGTCTCGTGGCCGGCGATGAGCATCGCGACGCCCATGTGGACGGCCTCGGTCCGGCTCATCTCGCCGTTCTCGACCCGCCCGGCCATCTCGGACAGCACGTCCTCGCCCGGCTCGACGAGCTTCTTGCCGAGCAGGTCGTCGAGGTAGGCGGCGAGCGCGGTGCTCGCAGCCCGCGAGTCCTCGGGCGCGGCGGCCCGGTCGAGCGCGAGGCTGCTGTTCCTCTGGAAGAACTCGTGGTCCTCGTACGGCACTCCGAGCAGTTCGCTGATCACCAGCGAGGGCACGGGCAGCGCCAGCGCCGTCAGGAGGTCGGCCGGGTTGGGTCCGGCCAGCATGTCGTCGATCAGCCCGTCGACGATCTTCTGGATCGGGGCCCGCATGGCCTCGATCCGCTTGACGAGGAACGGCCCGTTGACCATCCGGCGCAACCGCGTGTGCTCGGGAGCGTCCGTGTTGACGATGAGCTCCGGGGTGTACTTGGCGATCTCCTGCCGGTACGCCGTCACGAACGGGAAGCTGCCGGGGCTCTTGTCGTTGGCGCTGACGCGGGGGTCGGTCAGCAGGGCCCTCTGCAGGGCGTGGCCGGTGATCATCCAGGGCGTACTGCCGTCCCAGATGCGGACCTTGCTGATCGGATTGCGCTCGCGCAGCTCCTCCACCGCCGGCGGCGGGGCGAACGGGCAGCCGGCCGCCCTCGGCATCGGGAACTCGGGCATCGTCTCGGCCGTGCCGGGCTCGTCGGACGCGGCGTCGGCCAGTGTCTCAGCCATCTGACTCCTCGGTGGGGCTCCGCCGGAGCGGAGAACGGGGATGGGGTGGAGACCTCTGAGGTCACATGCAACCGGAGCGGACTGACGGTGTCCGGTCAGTTACCTGACATCTAGCTGACGTGACCCGGATCACAGCAGAGAACAGACCGGATCGCGGCAGAGAACAGAGCAGCGAACAGAAGGGAACCGGGTCCGTACGAAGCCGTCGCAGAGGCGTGTTTTCGCGGCGCCGCTCACCGCGGACACGACGAGGCGGCCGGTGCGTGAGCCGCACGGCCGCCGGGGGAAGGAGCCACAGGGATGAGGGCGCGGGAGGGGTATCGGGAGGGGTCAGCGTCCGAGCCGGTAGCCGAAGCCCCGGCGCGTGTGGATCAGCGGGGGTTGCTCCTGGTCCACCTTGCGGCGGAGCCGGGAGACGAGTTTCTCTATCGCGTTGCCCGCCCGGGTCTCGCCCCAGACGTGCCGGCAGATCTGCTCCTTCGACAGCACCCGTTCCGAGTTGACGAGCAGATGACGCAGCAGCCGGTACTCCGCCGGGGTGAGGTCGAGGGCCCGTCGGCCGCGCCAGGCCTGACAGGTGGCGTCGTTGAGGACGAGGTCGCCGTAGCGCGGCCCTTGGCGCACCGGGGTACGGCCACGCAGTAACACGTGTGCCCTGGCGAGGACTTCGGAGATCCGGAACGGCATGGTGACGTAGTCCGACTCACCCAGGCCGAGTTCGGACACGAGGAGGCCCAGCCGCTGGTACGCGGCCAGGAAGAGCACCGGGGGCCGGTCGGCCGGGCGGAAGCGGCGCCCCTCACCCAGGTCGTCGATGTCCGGGACCGACACATCCAGGACCACGAGGTCGAAGCGGTGCTCGGCGAGCCGTGCCATACCCTGGGCACCGGAGCGCACGGCGGTCACCCGGTAGCCCGCCAGATCCAGTG from Streptomyces sp. NBC_00878 harbors:
- a CDS encoding NAD(P)/FAD-dependent oxidoreductase; translated protein: MTTPHTPSPHTPSVAPDFDPAELGFDPDALRARYRAERDRRIRPDGNAQYHRAAGEFGYYAADPYVAEPEFTREPLNDRVEVVVVGGGFGGLLAGARLRQAGVRDIRIIEQGGDFGGTWYWNRYPGIHCDIESYVYLPLLEEIGYVPKWKYAPGEEIRQHARAIGRHFGLYEDACFRTRATELRWDDTELEWLVTTDRGDRMRARYVVVSSGTLSQAKLPGIPGIETFKGHTFHTSRWDYAYTGGDANGNLDRLADKHVAVIGTGATAIQIVPHLGRDAERLYVFQRTPSSVDVRGQRPTDPRWAESLEPGWQRRRRDNFLRTVTGAPADEDLVNDGWTSSARLLQNLIPTNTFADLPPEERDRVNELADFQKMNEIRARVNTLVADPSTAEALKPWYRYMCKRPTFSDHYLETFNRPNVTLVDTADHGGVERVTEDGVVVGGAEYKVDCVIFATGFEVGVSGILSGQLPVYGREGATLPGAWKDGPKTLHGFYSHGFPNLFQLGPLQNASSVNYVHILDEQAGHVAEVVAEARGRRARYVEPSPEAQDAWVATIRQKAADLYKFQAECTPGYYNNEGMPRKRSESYGDGPIAFHELLRNWRTDGGMNDVIVG
- a CDS encoding SDR family oxidoreductase, producing the protein MKVRPDEERRDVVVVTGAGGMGIAVARRLGNGRSLLLADASGPGLDRAVTALADEGYAVRGMVTDVTDREAVRKLAESAAGEGRVAAVVHTAGVSPATGPAKAIIEVNLLGTAHVIDAFETVATRGTSLVVISSMAGHVASLSREQEAALATTPTEDLLGLDVVTAIGDDAQTAYIVTKRANHVRVQAAALAWNLRGARVNSLSPGVIATAMSKAEAASPSGAHMMEMLEASGSGRTGTPGEIADAVAFLTGPESSYITGTDLLVDGGQAAWLRCHFRPR
- a CDS encoding NAD(P)/FAD-dependent oxidoreductase → MRRIVVVGASAAGLAAVETLRREGYEGTLTLLGEEPHAPYDRPPLSKQILAAEWEHDRLTLRSPTELDALDLDLRLGTTATGLDLDGRTVLLADGTRVPYEGLIVATGARPRRLPGEGDTHVLRTLDDALALRDRLAQGRRLVVVGAGFLGAEAAAVARGLGAEVTLLEPAPVPLGHAVGNEVGRVLSAAHLENGVDLRTGVTVAAVTDAGVRLADGELVEGDAVLVAVGSLPNTEWLADSGLAVGDGLVCDEYCEVTQESPGPKTGAVYAAGDVARWYNPLFGVPMRIEHRTNAAEQGMAAARNLLHPQARKPFAPVPYFWSDQYDMKVQAFGYLRGHDEVAVVEGDLAERRFIVAYRGGDHLTGVLAVGMPPKAIRGWRQSVAARATWHEAVPATGAP
- a CDS encoding ferredoxin, giving the protein MRVELDEPKCVASGQCVIAAPDVFDQRDDDGVAIVLEERPGDELLDEVREAVAICPAAAIRLVDQ
- a CDS encoding cytochrome P450; translation: MAETLADAASDEPGTAETMPEFPMPRAAGCPFAPPPAVEELRERNPISKVRIWDGSTPWMITGHALQRALLTDPRVSANDKSPGSFPFVTAYRQEIAKYTPELIVNTDAPEHTRLRRMVNGPFLVKRIEAMRAPIQKIVDGLIDDMLAGPNPADLLTALALPVPSLVISELLGVPYEDHEFFQRNSSLALDRAAAPEDSRAASTALAAYLDDLLGKKLVEPGEDVLSEMAGRVENGEMSRTEAVHMGVAMLIAGHETTATMISLGTLALLENPEQLALVRDSEDPKTVAGAVEELLRYLSIVQVGLRRVATEDIEIGGQVIRAGDGLIMDLHAANWDRETFPGADQVDVTRPARQHNAFGYGPHQCLGQSLARLELQVVFGTLYRRVPTLRLAAQVEELDFDHDGTTYGVASLPVTW
- a CDS encoding response regulator transcription factor, encoding MDGVGGVYETGAEASVPARGDGQHVLVIVHDSAIAELLTTTLDLAGYRVTAVRSGAQGMARLAEHRFDLVVLDVSVPDIDDLGEGRRFRPADRPPVLFLAAYQRLGLLVSELGLGESDYVTMPFRISEVLARAHVLLRGRTPVRQGPRYGDLVLNDATCQAWRGRRALDLTPAEYRLLRHLLVNSERVLSKEQICRHVWGETRAGNAIEKLVSRLRRKVDQEQPPLIHTRRGFGYRLGR